The Christiangramia flava JLT2011 genome has a segment encoding these proteins:
- a CDS encoding ATPase, giving the protein MNPHKPHIIIEGSVQYSLGELKDNQMLYDFDKMLIYLNAKGKLLFGKKFKIFEEDRDIVYKLCNFYIKDEANCKKLNIDINKGILLSGPVGCGKTSLMKLLRHIVPHQKSYEVIPTRNIAFAFNNIGYTIIENYGDKRFYCFDDLGVEPTGRHFGKDCNVMGEIILSRYDLFLSHKIKTHATTNLNAKELEERYGNRVRSRMRQLFNLVAFDKSSRDKRD; this is encoded by the coding sequence ATGAATCCCCACAAACCACATATCATTATCGAGGGTAGCGTTCAATATTCATTGGGAGAACTGAAAGACAATCAAATGCTTTATGATTTTGATAAAATGCTCATTTACCTCAATGCCAAAGGAAAACTGTTATTTGGCAAAAAATTTAAAATTTTTGAGGAAGACCGCGATATTGTTTACAAACTCTGTAATTTTTACATCAAGGATGAAGCTAATTGCAAAAAATTGAATATCGACATAAATAAAGGCATTTTACTTTCTGGTCCCGTTGGTTGCGGAAAAACCAGTTTAATGAAATTGTTACGTCATATTGTGCCACATCAGAAATCGTATGAGGTTATACCCACACGAAACATTGCCTTTGCATTTAACAATATTGGCTACACCATTATTGAAAATTATGGCGATAAGAGATTTTATTGTTTTGATGATTTGGGCGTAGAACCAACCGGAAGGCATTTTGGTAAGGACTGTAATGTAATGGGCGAAATCATACTTTCTCGCTATGATTTATTTTTAAGCCACAAAATTAAGACCCACGCGACTACAAACCTTAATGCCAAAGAATTGGAGGAACGTTACGGGAATAGGGTTCGTTCAAGAATGCGACAATTATTTAATTTGGTTGCTTTCGATAAGAGTAGTCGTGATAAAAGAGATTAA
- a CDS encoding helix-turn-helix domain-containing protein, producing the protein MPTSIITTDDLREFKLELLDDIKELLNSQSGRITKRWLKSPEIKKLLGISSGTLQNLRINGTLPYTKVGGVLYYDYEEIMSVMENNKIHNKF; encoded by the coding sequence ATGCCTACAAGTATTATTACCACAGACGACCTTCGAGAGTTCAAACTGGAACTGCTCGATGATATCAAGGAACTACTCAACAGCCAATCTGGCCGTATTACCAAAAGGTGGTTAAAATCCCCTGAAATAAAAAAACTTTTGGGAATCTCTTCCGGCACTTTACAGAATTTAAGAATCAATGGCACATTACCCTACACCAAAGTTGGCGGTGTACTCTATTACGATTATGAAGAAATAATGAGCGTAATGGAAAATAACAAAATTCATAACAAATTTTAA
- a CDS encoding RteC domain-containing protein, producing MATDYEYILKELDNDLDILEIEEEDILVKAEKGIKLSKQTLKTIRSIIIDYEFETKLEEILFFKCTKPKIYSKLIYYVKLFNIESKRPRGSNKSQVKYLNSNIEKLQTYFNDNLDFYHYYRREATVFDEQYFLRGKADIRLFPDSFHFFVDEEFATSHDSTVATILAYDLLIVQLKREIDKLENTNNYTNLRLLQRKTKITWTAHKIYLIELIYALHSTDVINNGTVDIKDIAYFVEKTFKVDLGDYYRAFLEIRMRKNGRTKFLDILKKQLTKRMDDTDNVK from the coding sequence ATGGCGACAGATTACGAATACATATTAAAAGAATTAGACAATGACCTTGATATTCTTGAAATAGAAGAAGAAGATATATTAGTGAAAGCCGAAAAAGGGATTAAACTTTCAAAACAAACCCTTAAAACAATTAGAAGTATCATTATCGATTATGAATTTGAAACCAAGTTAGAGGAAATACTTTTTTTTAAATGTACTAAACCAAAAATTTACAGTAAACTCATTTATTACGTTAAACTATTTAACATTGAAAGCAAAAGACCAAGGGGAAGTAATAAATCTCAAGTAAAATATTTGAACAGTAATATTGAAAAACTTCAAACCTACTTTAACGACAATCTCGATTTTTACCATTATTACCGTAGGGAAGCTACTGTATTTGATGAACAATATTTTTTAAGAGGTAAGGCAGATATTCGGTTATTCCCAGATTCATTTCATTTTTTTGTAGATGAAGAATTTGCAACAAGCCACGATAGCACCGTGGCCACAATTTTAGCCTACGACCTTTTGATTGTACAGTTAAAACGGGAAATTGATAAATTGGAGAATACAAACAATTATACAAATTTAAGATTGTTACAAAGGAAAACCAAAATTACTTGGACAGCCCATAAAATATATTTAATAGAACTGATTTACGCTTTGCACAGTACAGATGTCATCAACAATGGTACTGTTGACATTAAAGATATTGCCTATTTTGTTGAAAAAACATTTAAAGTAGACTTGGGCGATTATTACAGAGCCTTTCTGGAAATACGGATGCGTAAAAATGGCAGAACCAAATTTTTGGATATACTGAAAAAGCAGTTGACCAAAAGGATGGATGATACTGATAACGTAAAATAA
- a CDS encoding HD domain-containing protein: protein MTALTIKSIAMYCSDILQNDKFKHMPFHNLVHTQEVIDNVFLISDAIGVQPKEAGIVAIAACFHDTGYSEIYKGHEEVSKRFAAQYMEKANCTKAEIEMVCSCIEATKMPQNPNDIYAEVLCDADLFHLGTTNFLYKNMLLRKEWELFNDITMTDDEWQMLNINFLEEHRFKTTYGREILENGKQENLDKIKQLIRLQ, encoded by the coding sequence ATGACAGCCTTGACAATTAAAAGTATTGCGATGTATTGTTCAGACATACTTCAAAATGATAAATTCAAGCATATGCCTTTTCACAATCTTGTCCATACCCAAGAGGTAATTGATAATGTATTCTTGATTTCTGATGCGATAGGAGTGCAGCCAAAAGAAGCAGGAATTGTAGCTATTGCAGCTTGTTTTCACGATACTGGCTATTCGGAAATTTATAAAGGGCACGAAGAAGTAAGCAAAAGGTTTGCCGCACAGTATATGGAGAAGGCAAATTGTACTAAAGCAGAAATTGAGATGGTATGCTCTTGTATAGAAGCTACAAAGATGCCCCAAAATCCAAATGATATTTATGCCGAAGTGCTTTGTGATGCCGATTTGTTCCACTTGGGAACAACTAATTTTTTATACAAGAATATGCTCTTACGAAAAGAATGGGAACTGTTTAATGATATAACTATGACAGATGATGAATGGCAAATGCTTAACATTAATTTTTTGGAAGAGCACAGATTCAAGACCACATATGGCAGAGAGATTTTGGAAAATGGGAAACAGGAAAATTTAGATAAAATAAAACAATTGATACGATTACAATGA
- a CDS encoding VIT1/CCC1 transporter family protein, producing MKQKTEEKDNYLDNHYIHRSNWLRAAVLGANDGILSTASLAIGVAAASATREPIILATLAGLVAGALSMAAGEYVSVSSQTDVEKADIEREQQELNDMPDIELQRLAEIFEKRGLKKTTSLIVAKELTEHDALGAHIRDELGINEISQAKPIQAALASGASFTIGGLLPFLVTLFLPLNSMEYSIYGFALFFLIILGALAAKTGGSSIAKAIVRITFWGTVAMGLTALVGYLFNVNVS from the coding sequence ATGAAACAAAAAACAGAAGAAAAAGACAATTATTTAGACAACCATTACATTCACAGAAGTAATTGGTTAAGAGCAGCGGTACTTGGAGCTAATGATGGCATTTTATCTACAGCAAGTCTTGCAATAGGTGTTGCTGCTGCAAGTGCCACACGAGAACCTATTATTTTGGCAACCTTGGCAGGACTGGTTGCCGGTGCTTTATCCATGGCAGCAGGAGAATATGTTTCGGTAAGTTCACAAACAGATGTCGAAAAAGCTGACATTGAGCGTGAACAGCAGGAACTGAATGATATGCCAGACATCGAATTACAGCGATTAGCTGAAATTTTTGAAAAAAGAGGGTTGAAAAAAACAACTTCATTAATTGTCGCTAAAGAATTAACAGAGCACGATGCCTTAGGCGCACATATCAGAGACGAATTAGGTATAAATGAAATTAGTCAAGCTAAACCTATCCAAGCTGCTCTTGCTTCAGGAGCATCATTTACTATTGGAGGATTACTTCCATTTTTAGTAACACTCTTTCTTCCATTAAACAGTATGGAATATTCTATTTACGGTTTTGCTTTGTTTTTCCTTATTATTTTAGGAGCATTAGCAGCTAAAACTGGAGGTTCAAGTATAGCAAAAGCAATTGTTCGCATCACATTTTGGGGAACTGTCGCAATGGGTCTAACCGCATTAGTTGGATACTTGTTTAATGTGAATGTTTCTTAA